The Oncorhynchus masou masou isolate Uvic2021 chromosome 31, UVic_Omas_1.1, whole genome shotgun sequence genome includes a region encoding these proteins:
- the LOC135523840 gene encoding AMSH-like protease isoform X1, which produces MDTLGRLEPVTMQSKDTMEQGFSFSTLKKLAAEPDHTDVSLTAAERVRALSKMGCSIEINEEITPRRYFRSGVEMERMAAVYLEEGSLENAYVLYNKFITLFVEKLPSHRDYQQCSVPEKQVIIKKLQDVAFPRKDQLKKLLHEKYNKEQTEYLKSQSQAVVADCCGQQLQKMSLVEQERQRVAQLRRMQMESEQFRYFEDQLRRQELANRRDEAVAKVPEQTDGACLSHSSKNHVRLDPNRNKQLLPSSKPAATLAGVHNQRVEGLRRVVIPRDLTYRFLLLADSNTARGIETCGVLCGKLTQNEFMLTHVVVPKQSAGPDYCDMENVEELFSFQDHHNLLTLGWIHTHPTQTAFLSSVDLHTHGSYQLMLPEAIAIVCSPKHNDTGVFRLTSSGMGEVAGCRLKGFHPHSKDPPLFSICRHVVIKDSKTTVLDLR; this is translated from the exons AAGAAGCTGGCAGCCGAGCCAGACCACACGGACGTGAGCCTGACGGCGGCAGAGCGCGTGCGGGCCCTCAGCAAGATGGGCTGCAGCATCGAGATCAACGAAGAGATCACGCCACGCCGCTACTTCCGGTCCGGGGTGGAGATGGAGCGCATGGCCGCCGTGTACCTGGAGGAGGGCAGCCTGGAGAATGCCTACGTCCTCTACAACAAGTTCATCac TCTGTTTGTCGAGAAACTCCCCAGCCATCGAGACTACCAGCAGTGCAGTGTGCCTGAGAAACAGGTGATAATAAAG AAGTTGCAAGATGTCGCATTTCCGCGGAAAGATCAATTGAAGAAGCTCCTCCACGAGAAGTACAACAAGGAACAAACAGAGTATCTCAAAAGTCAG AGCCAGGCGGTGGTGGCGGATTGCTGCGGCCAGCAGCTGCAGAAGATGTCTCTGGTTGAGCAGGAGAGGCAGAGGGTGGCGCAGCTGCGCAGGATGCAGATGGAGTCGGAGCAGTTCCGCTACTTCGAGGACCAACTGCGCAGACAGGAGCTGGCCAATCGCAGAGACGAGGCGGTCGCTAAAGTGCCTGAACAAACAGACGGGGCCTGCCTGTCCCACTCCTCCAAGAACCATGTTCGTCTCGACCCAAACCGCAATAAACAGCTTCTCCCCAGCAGCAAGCCAGCAGCTACACTGGCTGGCGTACATA ATCAACGGGTTGAGGGCCTGAGGCGGGTGGTCATTCCTAGAGACCTGACCtacaggtttctactgctagcCGACAGTAACACAGCCAGGGGAATAGAGACATGTGGGGTACTCTGTGGAAAACTG ACTCAAAACGAGTTCATGCTGACCCACGTGGTGGTGCCCAAACAGTCAGCCGGCCCAGACTACTGTGATATGGAGAACGTGGAGGAGCTCTTTAGTTTCCAGGACCACCACAACCTACTGACTCTGGGCTGGATCCAT ACCCACCCTACCCAGACGGCCTTCCTTTCCAGTGTTGACCTGCATACACACGGCTCCTACCAGCTCATGCTGCCTGAAGCCATCGCCATCGTCTGCTCGCCCAAACACAACGA TACGGGGGTGTTCAGACTCACCAGCTCTGGGATGGGGGAGGTCGCTGGCTGCAGACTGAAGGGCTTTCACCCACACTCCAAGGACCCGCCGCTCTTCAGC ATCTGTAGGCATGTTGTTATAAAGGACTCGAAAACAACAGTGCTGGACCTCCGGTGA
- the LOC135523840 gene encoding AMSH-like protease isoform X4 — translation MGCSIEINEEITPRRYFRSGVEMERMAAVYLEEGSLENAYVLYNKFITLFVEKLPSHRDYQQCSVPEKQVIIKKLQDVAFPRKDQLKKLLHEKYNKEQTEYLKSQSQAVVADCCGQQLQKMSLVEQERQRVAQLRRMQMESEQFRYFEDQLRRQELANRRDEAVAKVPEQTDGACLSHSSKNHVRLDPNRNKQLLPSSKPAATLAGVHNQRVEGLRRVVIPRDLTYRFLLLADSNTARGIETCGVLCGKLTQNEFMLTHVVVPKQSAGPDYCDMENVEELFSFQDHHNLLTLGWIHTHPTQTAFLSSVDLHTHGSYQLMLPEAIAIVCSPKHNDTGVFRLTSSGMGEVAGCRLKGFHPHSKDPPLFSICRHVVIKDSKTTVLDLR, via the exons ATGGGCTGCAGCATCGAGATCAACGAAGAGATCACGCCACGCCGCTACTTCCGGTCCGGGGTGGAGATGGAGCGCATGGCCGCCGTGTACCTGGAGGAGGGCAGCCTGGAGAATGCCTACGTCCTCTACAACAAGTTCATCac TCTGTTTGTCGAGAAACTCCCCAGCCATCGAGACTACCAGCAGTGCAGTGTGCCTGAGAAACAGGTGATAATAAAG AAGTTGCAAGATGTCGCATTTCCGCGGAAAGATCAATTGAAGAAGCTCCTCCACGAGAAGTACAACAAGGAACAAACAGAGTATCTCAAAAGTCAG AGCCAGGCGGTGGTGGCGGATTGCTGCGGCCAGCAGCTGCAGAAGATGTCTCTGGTTGAGCAGGAGAGGCAGAGGGTGGCGCAGCTGCGCAGGATGCAGATGGAGTCGGAGCAGTTCCGCTACTTCGAGGACCAACTGCGCAGACAGGAGCTGGCCAATCGCAGAGACGAGGCGGTCGCTAAAGTGCCTGAACAAACAGACGGGGCCTGCCTGTCCCACTCCTCCAAGAACCATGTTCGTCTCGACCCAAACCGCAATAAACAGCTTCTCCCCAGCAGCAAGCCAGCAGCTACACTGGCTGGCGTACATA ATCAACGGGTTGAGGGCCTGAGGCGGGTGGTCATTCCTAGAGACCTGACCtacaggtttctactgctagcCGACAGTAACACAGCCAGGGGAATAGAGACATGTGGGGTACTCTGTGGAAAACTG ACTCAAAACGAGTTCATGCTGACCCACGTGGTGGTGCCCAAACAGTCAGCCGGCCCAGACTACTGTGATATGGAGAACGTGGAGGAGCTCTTTAGTTTCCAGGACCACCACAACCTACTGACTCTGGGCTGGATCCAT ACCCACCCTACCCAGACGGCCTTCCTTTCCAGTGTTGACCTGCATACACACGGCTCCTACCAGCTCATGCTGCCTGAAGCCATCGCCATCGTCTGCTCGCCCAAACACAACGA TACGGGGGTGTTCAGACTCACCAGCTCTGGGATGGGGGAGGTCGCTGGCTGCAGACTGAAGGGCTTTCACCCACACTCCAAGGACCCGCCGCTCTTCAGC ATCTGTAGGCATGTTGTTATAAAGGACTCGAAAACAACAGTGCTGGACCTCCGGTGA
- the LOC135523840 gene encoding AMSH-like protease isoform X2 codes for MDTLGRLEPVTMQSKDTMEQGFSFSTLKLAAEPDHTDVSLTAAERVRALSKMGCSIEINEEITPRRYFRSGVEMERMAAVYLEEGSLENAYVLYNKFITLFVEKLPSHRDYQQCSVPEKQVIIKKLQDVAFPRKDQLKKLLHEKYNKEQTEYLKSQSQAVVADCCGQQLQKMSLVEQERQRVAQLRRMQMESEQFRYFEDQLRRQELANRRDEAVAKVPEQTDGACLSHSSKNHVRLDPNRNKQLLPSSKPAATLAGVHNQRVEGLRRVVIPRDLTYRFLLLADSNTARGIETCGVLCGKLTQNEFMLTHVVVPKQSAGPDYCDMENVEELFSFQDHHNLLTLGWIHTHPTQTAFLSSVDLHTHGSYQLMLPEAIAIVCSPKHNDTGVFRLTSSGMGEVAGCRLKGFHPHSKDPPLFSICRHVVIKDSKTTVLDLR; via the exons AAGCTGGCAGCCGAGCCAGACCACACGGACGTGAGCCTGACGGCGGCAGAGCGCGTGCGGGCCCTCAGCAAGATGGGCTGCAGCATCGAGATCAACGAAGAGATCACGCCACGCCGCTACTTCCGGTCCGGGGTGGAGATGGAGCGCATGGCCGCCGTGTACCTGGAGGAGGGCAGCCTGGAGAATGCCTACGTCCTCTACAACAAGTTCATCac TCTGTTTGTCGAGAAACTCCCCAGCCATCGAGACTACCAGCAGTGCAGTGTGCCTGAGAAACAGGTGATAATAAAG AAGTTGCAAGATGTCGCATTTCCGCGGAAAGATCAATTGAAGAAGCTCCTCCACGAGAAGTACAACAAGGAACAAACAGAGTATCTCAAAAGTCAG AGCCAGGCGGTGGTGGCGGATTGCTGCGGCCAGCAGCTGCAGAAGATGTCTCTGGTTGAGCAGGAGAGGCAGAGGGTGGCGCAGCTGCGCAGGATGCAGATGGAGTCGGAGCAGTTCCGCTACTTCGAGGACCAACTGCGCAGACAGGAGCTGGCCAATCGCAGAGACGAGGCGGTCGCTAAAGTGCCTGAACAAACAGACGGGGCCTGCCTGTCCCACTCCTCCAAGAACCATGTTCGTCTCGACCCAAACCGCAATAAACAGCTTCTCCCCAGCAGCAAGCCAGCAGCTACACTGGCTGGCGTACATA ATCAACGGGTTGAGGGCCTGAGGCGGGTGGTCATTCCTAGAGACCTGACCtacaggtttctactgctagcCGACAGTAACACAGCCAGGGGAATAGAGACATGTGGGGTACTCTGTGGAAAACTG ACTCAAAACGAGTTCATGCTGACCCACGTGGTGGTGCCCAAACAGTCAGCCGGCCCAGACTACTGTGATATGGAGAACGTGGAGGAGCTCTTTAGTTTCCAGGACCACCACAACCTACTGACTCTGGGCTGGATCCAT ACCCACCCTACCCAGACGGCCTTCCTTTCCAGTGTTGACCTGCATACACACGGCTCCTACCAGCTCATGCTGCCTGAAGCCATCGCCATCGTCTGCTCGCCCAAACACAACGA TACGGGGGTGTTCAGACTCACCAGCTCTGGGATGGGGGAGGTCGCTGGCTGCAGACTGAAGGGCTTTCACCCACACTCCAAGGACCCGCCGCTCTTCAGC ATCTGTAGGCATGTTGTTATAAAGGACTCGAAAACAACAGTGCTGGACCTCCGGTGA
- the LOC135523840 gene encoding AMSH-like protease isoform X3 yields the protein MGDRADKKLAAEPDHTDVSLTAAERVRALSKMGCSIEINEEITPRRYFRSGVEMERMAAVYLEEGSLENAYVLYNKFITLFVEKLPSHRDYQQCSVPEKQVIIKKLQDVAFPRKDQLKKLLHEKYNKEQTEYLKSQSQAVVADCCGQQLQKMSLVEQERQRVAQLRRMQMESEQFRYFEDQLRRQELANRRDEAVAKVPEQTDGACLSHSSKNHVRLDPNRNKQLLPSSKPAATLAGVHNQRVEGLRRVVIPRDLTYRFLLLADSNTARGIETCGVLCGKLTQNEFMLTHVVVPKQSAGPDYCDMENVEELFSFQDHHNLLTLGWIHTHPTQTAFLSSVDLHTHGSYQLMLPEAIAIVCSPKHNDTGVFRLTSSGMGEVAGCRLKGFHPHSKDPPLFSICRHVVIKDSKTTVLDLR from the exons AAGAAGCTGGCAGCCGAGCCAGACCACACGGACGTGAGCCTGACGGCGGCAGAGCGCGTGCGGGCCCTCAGCAAGATGGGCTGCAGCATCGAGATCAACGAAGAGATCACGCCACGCCGCTACTTCCGGTCCGGGGTGGAGATGGAGCGCATGGCCGCCGTGTACCTGGAGGAGGGCAGCCTGGAGAATGCCTACGTCCTCTACAACAAGTTCATCac TCTGTTTGTCGAGAAACTCCCCAGCCATCGAGACTACCAGCAGTGCAGTGTGCCTGAGAAACAGGTGATAATAAAG AAGTTGCAAGATGTCGCATTTCCGCGGAAAGATCAATTGAAGAAGCTCCTCCACGAGAAGTACAACAAGGAACAAACAGAGTATCTCAAAAGTCAG AGCCAGGCGGTGGTGGCGGATTGCTGCGGCCAGCAGCTGCAGAAGATGTCTCTGGTTGAGCAGGAGAGGCAGAGGGTGGCGCAGCTGCGCAGGATGCAGATGGAGTCGGAGCAGTTCCGCTACTTCGAGGACCAACTGCGCAGACAGGAGCTGGCCAATCGCAGAGACGAGGCGGTCGCTAAAGTGCCTGAACAAACAGACGGGGCCTGCCTGTCCCACTCCTCCAAGAACCATGTTCGTCTCGACCCAAACCGCAATAAACAGCTTCTCCCCAGCAGCAAGCCAGCAGCTACACTGGCTGGCGTACATA ATCAACGGGTTGAGGGCCTGAGGCGGGTGGTCATTCCTAGAGACCTGACCtacaggtttctactgctagcCGACAGTAACACAGCCAGGGGAATAGAGACATGTGGGGTACTCTGTGGAAAACTG ACTCAAAACGAGTTCATGCTGACCCACGTGGTGGTGCCCAAACAGTCAGCCGGCCCAGACTACTGTGATATGGAGAACGTGGAGGAGCTCTTTAGTTTCCAGGACCACCACAACCTACTGACTCTGGGCTGGATCCAT ACCCACCCTACCCAGACGGCCTTCCTTTCCAGTGTTGACCTGCATACACACGGCTCCTACCAGCTCATGCTGCCTGAAGCCATCGCCATCGTCTGCTCGCCCAAACACAACGA TACGGGGGTGTTCAGACTCACCAGCTCTGGGATGGGGGAGGTCGCTGGCTGCAGACTGAAGGGCTTTCACCCACACTCCAAGGACCCGCCGCTCTTCAGC ATCTGTAGGCATGTTGTTATAAAGGACTCGAAAACAACAGTGCTGGACCTCCGGTGA